The DNA sequence ATAATTTTCGTAGTTTTTGATTCCCTTGCTTTGAATTTCGATCGATACTGCTACACCTACCTGTTCGTGGCTCTGTTCTTGTGTTTTTGATCTTTGATTGTTTGTGAAGCTCTATGATCGTGAGTTTTTCTGGGTTTATGATGGATTTTGTAGTTTTGAGGCGTATCCATTTCATGATTTTACTGGATTCTGAAGTCAATGCTTAATGGTTTTGTTTTCGATCTCACACAATTGTTCATGGAGAGTTTAATCTGATTCTGAGATCTGTTCTGATAGTTTATGTGTTGTTTGTGCATTCTGGGTTTGATGGAGAAAGTTGTTCATGAAATATGATGTTAGATCTTTGAAAATTATGGAGATGCTCTGAATTTTGAAGTAGTGTTTgttatgttcttgattttttttttttttttgtcctgtttttcttctttgttcttcatttcagCTTCTCTCATTGCACCCTTTTAGATTTTGACTTTGATACATTCAATATTGTTGCAtctgttctttcttctccgtCCTGTTCGGAGTTTGCCTCGCTTAAAACAAGTTTGGTTGAGAATTGAGAGTTGTATctatgagatcctacatcggttgggtaggagaacgaaacattgtttagaagggtgtgaaaacttctccctagctgacccgttttaaaaactttgaggggaagcctgaaagggaaagcccaaagaagataatatctgctagtgatgggcttgggctgttacaaatggtatcaaacaTTGAAcgatgtgtcagtgaggaggctgagccctgaaagAGGGTGGACACNCAAACATtgatgtgtcagtgaggaggctgagccctgaaagagggtggacacgatcagtgtgccaacaaggacgctgggcctcgaaagggggtggattgtgagatcccgcaccggttgaggaggagaacgaaacattctttataagggtgggaaacctctctttagtagacgcgttttaaaaactttgaggggaagctttaAAGGGAAAGTcctaagaggacaatatctgctagcagtgggcttgagccattacaaatggtattagagctagacacgaggagatgtgtcagcgaggagccTGAGtcccaaaggagggtggacatggggcggtgtgccagtaaggatgctgggccccgtaaggagtggattgtgagatctcacatcagttggggaggagaacgaaacattctttataagggtgtgtaaacctctccctaacagacgggttttaaaaatctcgagggaaagctcgaaagggaaaactcaaagaggacaatatcaactagcggtgagcttgagcggttacaataTCGCCTCACTGTGGCTAGAATCTGTGAAGGAGAGTTTTAATATGTAATCCTTCNcctcgagggaaagcccgaaagggaaagctcaaagaggacaatatcagctagcggtgagcttgagcggttacaataTCGCCTCGCCGTGGCTAGAATCTGTGAAGGAGAGTTTTAATATGTAATCCTTCAGCATAGATCATAGGATAGGTAGCATTCCTTAACCAAAATTGTACCTAAGAGATGGTTTAGGACTCTAAATTTCAACCAGAATCTCATTTATTTCTTCCTTCTGTTTGTTGGCAGTGAAATAAACGTCTGCGGGAATCGAACGCCTCTCAAGTTATACACTGTAAAAGTTGTTCGTCGTACAGCTACGACGTGTGTATCCGAAAGGCAAACAGAAAATTTTCAGGATAATTCAGAAAACTTATCCTATAATGAATTTTGAAAGTCCTTGATTTGGATCCCACAAATAGCTACTATGATAGGGAGGAAGAACACAGGACAGGCTTCCCCACTGTTTTTGATTCTCTTGGctcttgctttcttctttgttaCTTATAATTTGGTGATAGCTATTATCCGGTATGGATCCACGGGAAGGGGAGTTGGACCTAACTCGTACAATCGGTTATCGATCGACCCCGTCATTGAAATGCCAGAGAATGTGAAAAAACATAAGACAAAGTTGCCTTACCATGTTGCTTTGACAGCGACCGATGCTCCGTACAGCCAATGGCAATGTCGAATTATGTATTACTGgtacaagaagatgaaagaCTTGCCTGACTCCGAGATGGGAGGGTTCACTCGTGTTTTGCACTCGGGAAAACCCGATAACCTTATGGATGAGATTCCTACTATGGTGGTGGATCCTCTTCCTGATGGTGTCGACCGGGTGAGGATCCGATCACGCTTTCTTCTTTGCGTTCATTTAACTCACTGATAGCTGCTTCGAACGCCCtcgtttcttctttcaaatgaGTTGGattcgtttcgtttttcttaAAACTTGTCTGTTCTGTTCTCAGGGTTACATTGTTTTGAACAGACCATGGGCCTTTGTGCAGTGGCTGGAAAAGGCTACAATAGAGGAAGAGTGAGAATTTTATGTAAAATCATTAAAGAATAGAACCTCTCATAAACATTACTATTAGaattctctttgattttgtttatgttaCAGATATATATTAATGGCAGAACCAGATCATATATTCGTTAATCCGCTTCCTAATTTATCCAACGAAGGTTATCCAGCTGCGTTTCCGTTTTTCTACATCAAACCCGATCAAAACGAAAAGGTTTTGAGAAAGTTCTTCCCTAAGGAATATGGCCCTGTAACCAATATCGACCCGATCGGAAACTCCCCCGTGATTATCAGGAAGGTGATTGGGAGATTAACACCTTTTAAcatgatattttcttttccctgtTGCCATTCTTGCaaagttcttttctttttactgaCTCGACGTTTACTGTTCGATGTGCTATATCGGTTTTGTTTATCAGGATTTGCTGGAAAAGATTGCTCCTACATGGATGAATGTTTCATTGAAGATGAAAGAGGATCCCGAGGCGGATAAAGTTTTTGGATGGGTGCTAGAAATGTAAGCTTTCAGATACGATAAACCTTTGTATTCTATATTATACCAAATTGTGAGAtcgagaggggaacgaagcattccttataagggtgtagaaacctctcccttgtagacgtgttttaaaatcgtgaggctgacggtgatacgtaacgggccaaagcggacaatatctagcagtgggcttggactgttacaaatggtatcagagctagacaccgagcagtgttccagcgaggacgctgggctccaaggggggtggattgtgagatctcacatcgattggagagggaatgaagcattccttataaggatgtggaaacctctccctagtagatacgttttaaaactgtgaggctgacggtgatacgtaatgggtcaaagcgaacagtatctgttagcggtgggcttgggctgttacaaatggtatcagagccagacactgagcagtgtgtcagcgaggacgttggccccaagggggtggattgtgagatcccacatcggttggagaggggaacaaagcattccttataagggtgtggaaacctctccctagtagacgcgttttaaaaccgtaaggctgacgacgatacacaaattttaaaatccgTAGTGAAATGCTGTCTTCTAAAGCTCACTTTTTCCCCGAAGGTATGCTTATGCAGTTGCTTCGGCTTTGCATGGCGTGCAGCACGTTCTTCGGAAAGATTTTATGTTGCAGGTATGACATCCATTGATTCTAACTGGTGAGCCATATTGAAACCAATCTTGAGAtgttccttctttttcttttctaactGGTCAGCCACCATGGGACTTGGAGATTGGTAAAAAGTTCATTATACATTATACTTACGGATGTGACTACAACTTAAAGGTGAAGTTTCTTTGCCtttgttcctttcttttctataaTCTTAGCTCTTATAATGAACTCACTTTCCTGAAAATCATTAGGGCGAATTGACTTATGGTAAAATTGGTGAATGGCGATTCGACAAGAGGTCGCATTTACGTGGACCTCCTCCGAGAAACATTTCTTTACCCCCTCCTGGAGTTCCTGAAAGTGTGGTACGTTTCTAGAAACCCATTCTCCTTGTCTTCACCTCTTGCCGCATGTTtttcggttggagagagaaacaaaacatttcttagaagggtgtggaaacttctccctagtagacgcattttaaaaaccttgaagggaaagtccaaagaggacaatatcggctaacggtgggcttgggttgttacaaaatgatactagagccagacattgggcagtgtgtcagcgaggacgctggcccccaacgGGGATGGATTGTGCGATCCCACACCGGTTGgtaggggaatgaaacatttcttataatggtgtggaaacctctttttagtagacgtgttttaaaaactgagGGGAAGTCCTtgaaaggaaagtccaaagaggacaatatctgctaatggtgggcttgagctattacaaaatgatatcagagccaaacatcaagcgatgtgccagcaaggacgctagcctccaagaggggtggattgtgagatctcacatcggttggagagaggaacaaagcattccttaagggtgtggaaacctctccgtagccaggccgttttaaaaactttgagggaaagctctcgaagggaaagtccaaagagaacagtaTCAGCTAACAGTGAGCTTGGACTATTATAGAAACCCATGTCGAGGATGATTTAGTTTATTGTTTGGTCGTATTCCTGCAAACTAAGGAAGTGCATAAAACTCGGAAACCATACCGAACCATGCATAGCCCTAACATATTTGAAATAGCGAAATTGCTCTTATGAAAAGTGATTTGTGGCCTCTATGTTCATTGTTGGCAGGTAACCCTAGTAAAGATGGTGAATGAAGCAACCGCTAACATTCCAAATTGGGACACAACATAGATATAAAAGAGATACAAGGTGCCCAAGCTTTTGGGGATATTCCTATAGATGTTTAATGTTTAAGGCCATGGTATTGTTATAGAAACCAATCAAATACCCTTGTTTTGATTCTTCGAGGAAATTGCACAAACGACCTTGAACTATAAACTTTATTACAATCATACCCTTGAACGTTTCATTTGAGAATTCAGCCTCTCGTGTTTTGTCCAGGGCTGCTGTTTGTCTCTTCTCTTAGTTATTAGTTTATCGTTTAATTGAGTTTCACATGTCTGACTTGCTCGTTGAGCTTATTACTAACATAtcggaacaaaaaaaaaaaaaaaaacaaaaaaacaaaaaaaaaattactaggGGCTAATTGCAACACTTAAAAAGTATAAGGACCAATTAGtaattttgaccatttttttaaccaaaaggaaaaggcaaGTCCAATTAATGGGGGCTAAGtggaatatttgttttttgggGGTCAAATCTATATTTGGGGCAAGTTGGAAATTGAAAAAGTCAACCAAACCAATTTGACTCAGTCAACTTTGTGTTGGCAAGtttgatttatataataaaatttaaaatatttttgtccacgtattaaattttaatggattttGTCTACTTTTAAGAcagtaaaaaatgtttctaattattagataataaaacatattttagaaCAACAATGTAACAGACAAAAATAAACCATATTTGTTTTGACCCATTAGAAGCTTCTTTGTCTTAGGACGCAAgtctaccactagtagatattatctgttttgacccattacgtattgccatcaaccccatgattttaaaacgtgtatgttagagagaggtttccacacccttatagggAATGTTTCGattttctctccaatcaatgtggaatctcacactcCTTTACTCGACAAGCTCTCTCCCACGTGTAATTTGAAAAAAGttttagcttctttttttgttcggtGAGTGAGATAGTTTAAATAAGTATGGAATATTTGACTATTGATGAGTTCACACTTGAAAtcctttttccaattttttgacattttaaaattccaTCCCCATTGCCCTACAACACCCTTcattttaatctaatatttaaatatttaaatagtggtttttttaatattaaattattatttattattattattatatgtcAATATTAAGAAGataagaggataatatttcaTGCTACTcgtatataaataataaattaatgaaaaatatataataattccACTAATTAAATGCTCAcgtttaattaataattctttttttaattaaacaaattacttttatttattttataaataaataaatagaaagtttGAACGcacaatgttttaaaaagattCCAAGTTGGAAACAACAATTTCGTCTGCTGGAAATTTATGGACCCCACTGCCCCTCCGCCGCCACATACGTTGCGTCTACACGTTGAGGTTATTTTCGTCATTTCAGTTCTTCTCACCAAACGCTCGggtttcttctccttcttcttacTCCTTCTATCCGATTCAATTCCGTTCAAATTTCCTACAAAAACCTAAATTCCTCTGCAAATCCAGATTTCTTCTCACTCAAATTCTTGATTATCGTTTCGATTCGATTCGATTCGACTCCATTGAAGTTGCTGAAGATGGAGGTGAAGCGCCGTACGGCTTCCACTTTGGTCTCTCGTCTTAGCTCCGTCTCCGAGCAAATCCGGTGCGAATCCCTGTCGGAGCTCCGATTGATGACGAAGAACGACGCTGAGAGCCGATCGCTTATTGCTGAAACTGGTGCCATTCCTTATTTGGCTGAGACTCTGTATTCCTCCTCTCACGCTGCCCAAGAAGACGCCGCTGCTACGCTGCTTAATCTCTCAATTTCCTCCCGTGAAGCTTTGATGTCCACACATGGCCTCCTCGACGCGATTTCTCATGTGCTTGGCCATCATAATTCCTCTTCTTCTGCCGCCGCTGTCCAGTCCTGTGCTGCGACTCTCCATAGTCTTCTCGTTGTGGATGAGTACCGTCCGGTTATTGGTTCAAAGCGTGATATAATATATTCGCTTGTTGATATTCTCAAATTTAGGAAATCTCCTCAGAGATCGATTAAGGATGCTCTGAAAGCGTTGTTTGGGATTGCGCTGTGTCAGCCGAATCGGTCCACTATGGTCGATCTCGGAGTGATTCCTCCGTTATTCTCTTTGGTTGTGGTCGGCAGTCACGCCGGGATTGTTGAGGATGCGTCGGCGGTGGTCGCGCAGGTGGCGGGATGTGAAGATAGCGAATTAGCATTTCGTAAGGTTTCTGGATTGGGAGTTTTGGTGGATTTGTTGGATTCAGGGACTGGTTCAAGTCAGAGGACAAAGGAGAACGCGGTATCGGCGTTGTTGAATTTAGCGAGGTGGGGAGGAGAGAGGGCGGAGGAGGACATCAAGGATTTGGGATCTGGAATCTTGAGCGAAATTGGAGATGTGGCCATGAACGGCAGTGAGAAGGGGAAAGCCAAGGCGGTGGAATTGTTGAAGCTAATTGCAAGTGGCGACATCGACGGTAACGTATTCGAGGATTTGCAGTTGGATCGTTTGATAAATTCATGCTCTGAATAGGCTTCTGCTCCatcttccctctctctttgattgattgattgattacTCTCCACCATATTCATGTGTGATCGGATTAATTCTTTTTCCCTCGTTTGAACAAATTCCATGTACAAATTCAACATTCATGTATCTGTAGATTATAGTTCAGTATCAAAATTCTACACTTTCCACCTagaattcaacaaattttcatGTGACTCGCATGATCTTGTGGCTGATCTTTGGTATGTAATCTCTGTTCCACCTAGAATTTATGTCTGAAGTTGAGTTGTATTTAATGGTGAATGAATGGATAGAGTTTGAAGCACCATTATCAGGATATGATTCTGTACCTATCTGCTGTTTTGGATCATTCCATTTCTGGGTTGCTTTCCTTCTTTGTGCTTGTCCTTTGCCTCTTTGTTCTTATCCTATTACCAATCTTTTATCCACTCCATTTTTATAGTGATTTTTATTGCTAACCCAAATCCATGTTCTTCACTTAGCTCACCAAACTCCCACGTCATTCTTCTCCCATTACTTTAGAATGATGAAACCCTTATTGATatgatggatggatggatgaaTAGTAacatttcatttgaattttcctCTTGAATGTGAAAAAGATTGTGAAAATAGTGTAAAATGTTGAGTATTGCAGATGAACGATGTAAAGCTTTCGTACAAAATGTTAGAAACCACGGTTGGGATAGTTCAACTTCTTTTTGGCTGTACAAAATGTTAGAAACTATGACTCTacacgatggtatgatattgtccactttgagcttaaactctcatggctttgctttaatGCCTCATAcaaatggagatgtattcaaccccttaattagtcgacGTGAGACTCctctctcaacaatcctcccctcgaacaaagcatACCATAGAGTCTCctctgaggcctatggagccttTGAATAGTcgctccttaatcgaggctcaactctttctctagagctctcgaacaaaggacacttgagtcacttttgacttcaccttcaaggctcacaatttctttgttcgacatctGAGGATTCTAtcgacatgactaagttaataGCATGACTCTAGTATCATGTTAGAAACCACAgttctctacaatggtatgatatggtACATTTTGAGCATGAACTCAAATAACTtctataaatccatgatcaacccTTTATTTAGTCGAtatgggactcctctcccaacaatcttcaacattataaactcatgatcaactcattaattagtcgatgtgtaactcctcaacaatcctcatGCTCGTACTTTGTGAGTTCACTCTTTGCCTTTTGATTTTTGGTGAGTTTACATAATAAACTTGTGATATGCTAAAAAAGAAGTGCTTTCTTCGACAGTAGATGATGGCAAGTCTCTTGAGCATGAGGGCCCACAGTTCATCAAGGGCAAAAGAACAGAAGGTAAACTTTGgttaagtttcattttttagttaaatttatgACCTTTTACTACAAAAGTAATAATACTTTAAATGattaacttaaatttaaattggtaGATGGAGtgatattttgataaataaacttttttattttatttactattgtaattttacatggtttaaatatcaaaattaaatcaacCTAAAAAGTTTatcaattaaaatgaaatttagattaaatttttttaaaaaaatttttagctaatttttcgtttttgtaaacattttgaacttttttagaACACATCTACACAATtcttaattaactttttttaaaaaattaaattatttattttaaaaaaaatttgcaaaaaatgaatattatgTTTGATAATTCGTTTCtctttagttttaaattttaaaattaagcttataaataacctatgaatttctttattttattatcaattttttgaaattcaggccaagtgttgaaaattaaaaatcgaattttagtaagaatataaatgtttttattaaattgataataaaataaatgattatcaatattacaaatttggataaaaattAAGTTCTTAATCATGAAGACTAAGTTaagtttttcttcttaatctttttaattaagcGTATAAATGGTGTGATTAAAAGgaccaaaaatgaaaaactttgGAAGCCCTCACAAATCAAACGGATATGGCTGATAAGAGAAAGAACTTGGAAGCGTAATTCGAGGCAATTCGACCTGGCTGGAGCAGTCACCAAACCATATCCATTGCGAAAACGAAGGATTTCCCTCCACTGCAACAGTTGAACCTCTCCCCCTTCGTCAATGGCGCTTTTACAGCCCCCCAAAACCCTTCAAATCACCGCCAATCTCTTCCCCATCTCTAATTTCAGCTCCATTCGACCTTCCATTTCAATtcctttctcctcctcctccaaaACCCATCAACAAAATGCTCTTCTTTCATCATCCACCACTCCCAGAAGGATTCTGTGCAAACCCCCCAAGGGAAAGTACATCCACGACGATTATCTTGTGGTAAACTTgtgttttctttgattttgtttgtggGTTTGTTGCCAtttgtttgcttcttttcGCTATTGGTTCGGTTAATCATTTATGAGGTGCTTGTTTTGGTGTTGGGTTTGCAGAAGAAGATGACGGCTGAAGAAGTGCAGGAGCTGGTGAAGGGGAAAAGAAATGTGCCGCTTATAATCGATTTCTATGCTACATGGTGTGGACCCTGCATTCTAATGgctcaagaacttgaaatgGTATGTAGCAATTTGATATGAACTCACATTTATATGGCGTTTCTTTGCTGTACATGTGCCTaaatgcttcattttcaaatatggCGTTCAAAGAATGTATGTTATTATCCATTGGCTTAAGTTTTTTTGTAGTTTGTAGCAACATGGTATTAGATAGGAGTCCTTGTGTTAAAACCTCACTAGTAAGTTGCTGTGTTCCATGCTAGTTTTCGAATCCATAAGTGAACCTTCCTGTAAacgctcaagcccactgctagtagatattgtcctctttgggctttccctttcgggtttcccctcaaggattttaaaacgcgtcttctagggagaggttttcacactcttataaagaatgctttgttcccttctcaaccaacgtgggatctcacaatccacccccttgggggccagtgtccttactggcactcgttcccctctctgtGGGAGATCTcacactcgttcccctctctgtGGGAGATCTCACACTATCAGGTTAAACATTTTGGTTTAGTAGTGATTTAGCTTCTGAGTGctgtttgattattatttcaaatatattgtatgtttAGATAGGCTAAAGGctattttagtttagtttaCATTTTCCCTTTTAGCTGGAACAACTGGGATGAGCTTCTATATAATTGTGGTAAAGAGGAACGCGTGCCTGATGTACAGTATATATGTGTAAAGCTACTGTAGTCAGTTTGGGTACTGGTAGTACCATGGTGATTTGGGCTATTCACATGGTTGGCACTGTAATATTGTGGTCTGTAACGGTGGTTTAGCATTGGCATCGCACATGATCGTCTCGTAATGGTGGTCTGACTGCAGGAGGAATAATCTGCGTGGCTCGATAAATCGATCCTCTTTGCATTCAATCAGTGTATCCCAAACTAGCAATTCTATCTTTTGTTAGTATATTTACTCCTATTCTGTGTCCTACAGTTTATATAGGGGTGGAAGAGATTCCTAGTCCATACGCCTATCgttttttctttacttctaGTGCTctattgtaagatctcacatcggttggagagggaaacaaagcattctttataagggtgtggaaacctctctctagtagatgcattttaaaaccgtgaagctgacggtgatacgtaacagtccaaagcggacaatatctgctagcagtgggcttgagcttgggctgttacgtCTGGCCTCTATCTTAGGTGGAAAGTTCACTTTAAAATGATACACGTATTTGATTATCAAGCTTGTTTGTATTCTGAATGTTACAAAAACTTATGGTTTTAGTGGATGATTGAGTGTTGAGCGATATTTTTGTGCTCGTGATCACGTACAAAGCTTACGTTTCTGCGAATttgtgttatttttattgaacaaAGAATATGTGGGAGCAAGACTCACCATAAACAAGTCTATAGATTATAGTTCTTGTCAACTTGCTTGAACAAAGTTGGTTGGATGGAGTTTTTGCACTTTCATTTTGTGTATGCGCTGGAGTAAAGTAGTGGTTTGTTCAAGCAAAATGgtagcccaccgctagtaaatattgtccgttttggcctgttatgtattGCTGTCGGcccgattttaaaacatggctgttagggagaggttttcacacccttataagcaatgctttgttcccctctccaactgatgtgggatctcaaaatccactctccttgaggccagcgtcctcgctggcacaccgcccgatatctagctctaataccatttgtaacagcccaagcccaccgctagcagatattgtccgttttggctcattacgt is a window from the Cucurbita pepo subsp. pepo cultivar mu-cu-16 chromosome LG07, ASM280686v2, whole genome shotgun sequence genome containing:
- the LOC111799196 gene encoding hydroxyproline O-arabinosyltransferase 3-like, with translation MIGRKNTGQASPLFLILLALAFFFVTYNLVIAIIRYGSTGRGVGPNSYNRLSIDPVIEMPENVKKHKTKLPYHVALTATDAPYSQWQCRIMYYWYKKMKDLPDSEMGGFTRVLHSGKPDNLMDEIPTMVVDPLPDGVDRGYIVLNRPWAFVQWLEKATIEEEYILMAEPDHIFVNPLPNLSNEGYPAAFPFFYIKPDQNEKVLRKFFPKEYGPVTNIDPIGNSPVIIRKDLLEKIAPTWMNVSLKMKEDPEADKVFGWVLEMYAYAVASALHGVQHVLRKDFMLQPPWDLEIGKKFIIHYTYGCDYNLKGELTYGKIGEWRFDKRSHLRGPPPRNISLPPPGVPESVVTLVKMVNEATANIPNWDTT
- the LOC111798944 gene encoding protein spotted leaf 11, which codes for MEVKRRTASTLVSRLSSVSEQIRCESLSELRLMTKNDAESRSLIAETGAIPYLAETLYSSSHAAQEDAAATLLNLSISSREALMSTHGLLDAISHVLGHHNSSSSAAAVQSCAATLHSLLVVDEYRPVIGSKRDIIYSLVDILKFRKSPQRSIKDALKALFGIALCQPNRSTMVDLGVIPPLFSLVVVGSHAGIVEDASAVVAQVAGCEDSELAFRKVSGLGVLVDLLDSGTGSSQRTKENAVSALLNLARWGGERAEEDIKDLGSGILSEIGDVAMNGSEKGKAKAVELLKLIASGDIDGNVFEDLQLDRLINSCSE
- the LOC111798945 gene encoding thioredoxin-like protein CITRX, chloroplastic; translation: MALLQPPKTLQITANLFPISNFSSIRPSISIPFSSSSKTHQQNALLSSSTTPRRILCKPPKGKYIHDDYLVKKMTAEEVQELVKGKRNVPLIIDFYATWCGPCILMAQELEMLAVEYENNAMIIKVDTDDEYEFSRDMQVRGLPTLFFISPDPKKEAIRTEGLIPIQMMRDIIDKEM